The following are from one region of the Anaeropeptidivorans aminofermentans genome:
- the secG gene encoding preprotein translocase subunit SecG: MSVPFVLLSIIYIAVCLGLVTVILMQKKRSAGGLGAVTGGMSDSQTYWDKNKGRSLEGALEKYSKILGAVFMILSLVLCLVR, from the coding sequence ATGTCAGTACCGTTTGTGTTATTAAGCATTATTTATATAGCGGTTTGTTTAGGACTCGTTACGGTTATTCTTATGCAGAAGAAGCGTTCGGCAGGTGGTCTTGGTGCCGTTACCGGTGGTATGAGCGATTCTCAGACCTACTGGGATAAGAATAAAGGACGTTCTCTAGAAGGCGCTCTTGAAAAATACAGCAAGATATTAGGTGCTGTGTTCATGATATTATCTTTAGTGCTTTGCTTAGTAAGATAA
- a CDS encoding O-methyltransferase — protein sequence MSVIDRDFENYINSILNPFTGRLGELQETAYTEGFPVIKNATARFLATIIALKRPEKILEIGCCIGFSASLMSEFMAGGGHITTIDRYDIMIDRAKQTFKEMELEKKITLLEGDALEILSEMDEKFDLIFMDAAKGQYIQFLPHCVRMLNKGGALIADDIFQNGYIAMERQDIPRRQRTTYTRMRRFLYSALNSEGLVSTIIPVDDGLLLSTKTADEVILKELDYDE from the coding sequence ATGAGCGTAATAGACAGAGACTTTGAAAACTATATAAACAGCATTTTAAACCCCTTTACAGGAAGGCTTGGAGAGCTTCAGGAAACAGCCTATACAGAGGGGTTCCCTGTTATAAAAAATGCCACGGCAAGATTTTTAGCTACTATAATCGCTTTGAAAAGGCCTGAAAAAATTCTTGAAATAGGCTGCTGTATCGGGTTTTCTGCAAGCCTTATGTCGGAATTTATGGCAGGCGGGGGGCATATAACCACAATAGACAGATATGATATTATGATAGACAGGGCAAAGCAAACCTTTAAGGAGATGGAGCTTGAGAAAAAGATTACCCTTCTGGAAGGGGATGCCCTTGAAATTCTTTCTGAAATGGATGAAAAATTTGATCTTATTTTTATGGATGCTGCAAAAGGGCAGTATATTCAATTTCTTCCCCATTGCGTAAGAATGCTTAATAAAGGCGGAGCTTTAATTGCCGACGATATATTTCAAAACGGATATATAGCCATGGAAAGACAGGATATTCCAAGGCGGCAGAGAACGACCTATACCAGAATGCGGCGCTTTCTATATTCAGCCCTTAATTCGGAAGGCCTTGTAAGCACTATCATACCTGTTGATGACGGTCTGCTTCTTTCTACTAAAACGGCAGACGAAGTAATTCTTAAGGAGCTGGATTATGATGAATAA
- a CDS encoding peptidase U32 family protein produces the protein MNKKIELLSPAGDLEKLKIAITYGADAVYMGGKSLGLRAKAKNFDMNEMAEGIAFAHKHNAKIYITANIFAHEEDFEGAAEYFKELYQMGVDALIISDPGLFSIARNAVPDMDIHISTQSNNTNFQTALFWKNLGAQRVVLARELSFDEINSIHSKMNKIDKDFELEAFVHGAMCISYSGRCLLSNYMTGRDSNRGECAHPCRWQYYLMEEKRPGEYMPVYEDERGTYIYNSKDLCMIGHIPELVESGIRSFKIEGRMKTSYYVAAVTKAYREAIDDYFEDKEKYLAKKPYYLRELEKSSHRDFTTGFYFNKPGAAEQIYTNNSYIRNYDFVALIEEFDKETGLAYGEQRNKFSVGDEVEIFNPKGENFKQKITEIYNEEGEPLKEAPHPKQKLKIKLDHKVEKFSMLRKATES, from the coding sequence ATGAATAAAAAAATTGAGTTGCTTTCTCCCGCAGGAGATTTGGAAAAGCTCAAAATAGCCATTACCTACGGCGCAGATGCCGTTTACATGGGCGGAAAAAGTCTTGGCCTTAGAGCGAAGGCGAAAAACTTTGATATGAATGAAATGGCTGAGGGAATCGCGTTTGCTCATAAACATAATGCAAAGATCTATATAACGGCAAATATATTTGCCCATGAAGAAGATTTTGAAGGGGCAGCCGAATATTTCAAGGAACTCTATCAAATGGGGGTAGATGCCCTTATAATATCCGACCCAGGCCTATTTTCCATTGCCAGAAACGCTGTGCCGGATATGGACATACACATCAGTACCCAGTCTAATAATACGAATTTTCAAACGGCTCTTTTCTGGAAGAATTTAGGGGCCCAAAGAGTTGTTCTCGCAAGAGAGCTTTCTTTTGATGAAATAAATTCTATTCACAGCAAAATGAATAAAATAGATAAGGATTTTGAGCTGGAAGCATTTGTTCACGGCGCAATGTGCATTTCCTATTCAGGAAGATGCCTTTTAAGCAATTATATGACAGGCAGAGATTCCAACAGAGGAGAATGTGCTCACCCATGCAGATGGCAGTATTATCTTATGGAAGAAAAGCGACCAGGGGAATACATGCCTGTTTATGAAGATGAAAGAGGAACTTATATCTACAATTCAAAGGATTTATGCATGATAGGCCATATTCCTGAGCTTGTAGAATCGGGTATAAGAAGCTTTAAAATAGAAGGCCGCATGAAAACTTCTTATTATGTTGCCGCTGTTACAAAAGCTTATAGGGAAGCCATAGACGATTATTTTGAGGACAAGGAGAAATATCTGGCTAAAAAGCCTTATTATCTTAGAGAGCTTGAAAAATCAAGCCATAGGGATTTTACTACAGGCTTTTATTTTAATAAACCAGGAGCAGCAGAGCAGATATATACAAATAACTCCTATATAAGAAATTATGATTTTGTTGCTCTTATAGAGGAATTTGATAAGGAGACAGGCCTTGCTTACGGCGAACAGAGGAACAAATTCTCCGTAGGCGACGAAGTGGAAATATTTAATCCCAAGGGAGAAAATTTCAAACAGAAAATAACAGAAATTTATAATGAAGAAGGAGAGCCTCTTAAAGAAGCTCCCCATCCAAAACAAAAGCTAAAAATAAAGCTTGATCATAAAGTTGAAAAATTCAGTATGCTCAGAAAGGCAACTGAGAGCTAA
- the rnr gene encoding ribonuclease R, translated as MEAEVYNERKNKIVKIINSSEYVPMKISELSFFMEVPSNERDEFNYIIKELENDGELIITKKGKIMPLSDMQLVKGIFQGNAKGFGFVMPDETRARDIFIPEEYVGGAMHKDLVLAQVVSEMGPNTRAEGRIIKVLKRGLNGIVGTFDRNKNFGFVRPDDPKISSDIYIPKSGAKGAVNGHKVVVKITKPASIENRNPEGKIIEILGHMNDPGVDILSIVRQFQIPEEFPQEVLREAENISPYVLEEDMKNRLDLRDILTVTIDGEDAKDLDDAVTLAKEGDIFRLGVHIADVTNYVKEGSPLDKEALKRGTSVYLADRVIPMLPHSLSNGICSLNEGEERLALSCIMDIDKSGNVVSHKIEETIINVNKRLSYEGVELALNDDEYYEKEYAEVLPMLRQMGELSEILRQKRIERGAIEFDFQESKVVLDEKGWPIDIVPRKRTFSTGIIEEFMLVCNETIAQTYYWLEMPFVYRSHAKPDKEKLEALSEFISHFGYSLKGRSNHPKSIQALISRLQDKPEIMLISKVALRSMKQARYTYENEGHFGLAANYYCHFTSPIRRYPDLQIHRIIKENIEGRLDEKRQKHYTKILPEVCKNSSLTERTAEEAERETLNLKKAQYMQDKVGQIFDGIVSSVTNWGIYVELSNTVEGMVSFSDMSDDYYIFDEKNYEVVGEHYGNIYKIGQHVKVSVLRADIENRRIDLLFVRDES; from the coding sequence GTGGAAGCAGAAGTTTATAATGAAAGAAAAAATAAAATAGTTAAAATAATAAATTCTTCGGAATATGTGCCGATGAAAATATCCGAACTGTCATTTTTTATGGAAGTTCCTTCGAATGAAAGAGACGAATTTAATTATATTATTAAAGAGCTTGAAAATGACGGAGAGCTTATTATTACGAAAAAGGGCAAAATTATGCCTTTATCTGATATGCAGCTTGTCAAGGGCATCTTTCAGGGAAATGCCAAGGGCTTTGGCTTTGTTATGCCTGATGAAACAAGGGCGAGAGATATTTTTATACCCGAAGAATACGTAGGCGGCGCAATGCATAAAGACTTGGTTCTTGCCCAGGTGGTCTCCGAGATGGGCCCGAATACCCGTGCAGAAGGAAGAATCATAAAGGTTTTAAAAAGAGGCTTAAATGGCATTGTAGGAACATTTGACAGGAATAAGAATTTTGGTTTTGTCCGTCCTGATGACCCTAAAATATCCTCGGATATTTATATACCCAAATCAGGAGCTAAGGGAGCCGTAAACGGCCATAAGGTAGTCGTTAAAATAACAAAGCCTGCAAGCATTGAAAATAGAAATCCCGAAGGAAAAATAATAGAAATTTTAGGCCATATGAATGACCCAGGCGTAGATATATTAAGCATCGTTCGGCAATTTCAGATTCCAGAGGAATTTCCCCAGGAAGTTTTAAGGGAAGCCGAAAATATATCCCCTTATGTTTTAGAAGAAGATATGAAAAACAGGCTTGATTTAAGGGATATTTTAACTGTTACGATTGACGGAGAAGACGCCAAAGATTTAGACGATGCAGTAACCTTAGCAAAAGAAGGGGATATCTTCAGGCTGGGGGTTCATATTGCAGATGTAACTAATTATGTAAAAGAAGGTTCGCCCCTTGATAAAGAAGCTCTTAAAAGGGGGACAAGCGTATATCTTGCAGACAGGGTGATACCCATGCTTCCCCATAGCCTTTCAAACGGCATTTGCTCTCTAAACGAAGGGGAAGAAAGGCTTGCTTTAAGCTGCATTATGGATATTGATAAGAGCGGAAATGTTGTAAGCCATAAAATAGAAGAAACTATTATTAACGTAAATAAAAGGCTTTCATACGAAGGCGTAGAGCTTGCCCTTAATGATGATGAGTATTATGAGAAGGAATATGCAGAGGTGCTTCCTATGCTCAGGCAAATGGGAGAGCTTAGCGAGATTTTAAGGCAGAAGAGAATCGAAAGAGGTGCCATAGAATTTGATTTTCAGGAATCAAAGGTAGTCCTTGACGAAAAAGGCTGGCCTATTGATATTGTTCCAAGAAAACGGACATTTTCCACAGGCATTATAGAAGAATTTATGCTTGTTTGCAACGAGACCATAGCCCAGACCTATTATTGGCTTGAAATGCCCTTTGTTTACAGATCTCATGCAAAGCCCGATAAGGAAAAGCTGGAAGCCCTTTCGGAATTTATAAGCCATTTTGGCTATAGCCTGAAGGGCCGTTCCAACCATCCCAAAAGCATACAAGCTCTTATTTCAAGGCTTCAAGATAAGCCTGAAATAATGCTTATCAGCAAAGTGGCCTTAAGAAGCATGAAACAGGCCAGATATACCTATGAGAATGAAGGCCATTTTGGTCTTGCGGCTAATTATTACTGTCATTTTACATCGCCTATCAGAAGGTATCCCGATCTCCAGATACACAGAATTATAAAAGAGAATATCGAAGGAAGACTTGATGAAAAAAGGCAGAAGCATTATACAAAGATTCTTCCCGAAGTGTGTAAAAATTCTTCTCTTACGGAAAGAACTGCAGAAGAAGCCGAAAGAGAAACTCTCAATTTGAAAAAGGCACAGTATATGCAGGATAAGGTTGGTCAAATATTTGACGGAATCGTATCCAGTGTTACCAATTGGGGAATTTATGTGGAGCTTTCCAATACAGTTGAAGGCATGGTAAGCTTTTCCGATATGTCAGATGATTATTATATCTTTGACGAAAAGAATTACGAAGTAGTAGGAGAGCATTATGGAAATATATATAAAATCGGCCAGCATGTAAAGGTATCTGTGTTAAGGGCAGATATTGAAAACAGAAGAATAGATCTTTTGTTTGTGAGGGACGAATCATAA
- a CDS encoding beta-propeller domain-containing protein — protein sequence MKKTKWLALALLLSFIITGTAPAEAAEETELIMLAGSSKAMLNSKEINISDEKLWLTPDIYDDRAYVPKDFAEKNLKISIDKKVKSITSEEGMEYVSVRDIADNYNFKIFYNNGVIVITNKSGAKAPSETSVSAYKKQLSTLPKVGTSEKLVSLLGKNENDIMYKMPQALLGREESGTANSAPAKEMQAADTQAKSDHSTTNVQVEGVDEGDIIKTDGNYIYFGSQNKINIVKAQPADKMEVMAKLSYADEDYINEMFINGNQLIVITSSYEMPKIEAPEITNDNVSQKLLILDRYIGKQIVKVYVYDLSNIKAPKLVKSTEMEGNFLTARKTGDNLYFMVQNYLYYNRDSGNYPLPVLRDAISGKEAAVSYGAISYFPEAISSQMTNIIGINLKNINAAPFMESYLGGGENIYMSTENLYIATTSYAFNYNNSAPYYHTNVYKFALGENSIQYKNKGRVEGSILNQFSMDENDGFFRIATTSRLGNGGSTNSLFVLDKNMDTHGKVKNIAPGEQIYSVRFMGDKAYMVTFEVTDPLFVIDLKDPAEPAILGQLKIPGYSNYLHPYDENHLIGFGIDTFEKDGRAYNKGMKISMFDVSDLKNPKEKFVTVIGDRGTSSELLNNHKALLFDKEKNIMAFPIEVRTINSNSKDDLFSYGDFKFQGAYVYSIDMEKGFNLRETITHQKDSSEIYDYDTYVQRIIYIGDYLYTVSNGRIMATSLKDMKATGSVELKS from the coding sequence ATGAAAAAAACAAAGTGGCTTGCCTTAGCCCTTCTTTTATCTTTCATTATAACAGGAACAGCTCCTGCTGAGGCGGCAGAAGAAACAGAACTTATTATGCTTGCAGGAAGTTCAAAAGCAATGTTAAATTCCAAAGAAATAAATATAAGTGATGAAAAATTATGGCTTACCCCTGATATTTATGATGACAGAGCTTATGTACCAAAAGATTTTGCAGAGAAAAACCTTAAGATTTCTATCGATAAAAAAGTAAAATCCATTACTTCAGAAGAAGGAATGGAATATGTTTCAGTAAGAGACATTGCCGATAATTATAATTTTAAAATTTTCTATAACAACGGCGTCATAGTGATTACCAATAAATCAGGCGCAAAAGCTCCTTCTGAAACATCTGTATCTGCTTATAAGAAGCAGCTCTCTACTTTGCCTAAGGTAGGTACAAGTGAAAAGCTTGTTTCTCTCTTGGGAAAAAATGAAAATGATATTATGTACAAAATGCCCCAAGCACTTTTAGGCAGAGAAGAAAGCGGAACCGCAAACTCCGCCCCTGCAAAGGAGATGCAGGCAGCAGATACGCAAGCAAAAAGCGACCATTCCACCACCAATGTACAGGTTGAAGGTGTGGACGAGGGCGACATTATTAAGACCGATGGAAATTATATTTATTTCGGCTCTCAAAACAAAATAAATATAGTTAAAGCACAGCCAGCCGACAAAATGGAAGTTATGGCAAAGCTTTCCTATGCTGATGAGGACTATATCAATGAAATGTTTATAAACGGCAATCAGCTTATCGTAATAACATCTTCTTACGAGATGCCTAAAATAGAGGCGCCTGAAATAACAAATGATAATGTTTCACAGAAATTGCTTATTCTGGATAGATATATAGGAAAGCAGATTGTAAAGGTTTATGTATATGACCTTTCCAATATAAAGGCGCCTAAATTAGTAAAATCAACAGAAATGGAAGGTAATTTCTTAACTGCAAGAAAAACGGGAGACAATCTCTATTTCATGGTTCAAAATTATTTATACTATAATAGAGACAGCGGAAACTATCCCCTTCCTGTACTCCGTGATGCCATATCGGGAAAAGAAGCTGCCGTAAGCTATGGCGCAATCTCTTATTTTCCTGAGGCAATCAGCAGCCAGATGACAAATATTATCGGCATAAACCTTAAAAATATAAATGCGGCGCCTTTCATGGAATCTTATCTTGGCGGCGGAGAAAATATCTATATGTCAACAGAAAACCTTTATATTGCAACCACCAGCTATGCCTTTAATTATAATAACAGCGCTCCTTATTATCATACAAACGTATATAAATTTGCTCTCGGAGAAAACTCCATTCAATATAAAAACAAAGGCAGAGTTGAAGGCAGTATATTAAATCAGTTTTCGATGGATGAAAATGACGGTTTTTTCAGAATAGCAACAACAAGCCGTCTTGGAAACGGCGGAAGCACAAACAGTCTTTTCGTATTAGATAAGAATATGGACACGCATGGAAAGGTTAAGAATATAGCTCCCGGAGAACAGATTTATTCCGTAAGATTTATGGGTGACAAGGCTTATATGGTAACTTTTGAAGTAACGGACCCTCTTTTTGTCATAGACCTTAAAGACCCCGCAGAGCCTGCAATCTTAGGCCAGCTTAAAATCCCTGGCTATAGCAATTATCTTCATCCTTATGATGAAAACCATTTAATCGGCTTTGGCATAGATACTTTCGAAAAAGACGGAAGAGCTTATAATAAGGGAATGAAAATCTCTATGTTCGATGTTTCAGACCTGAAAAACCCCAAAGAAAAATTTGTCACGGTAATCGGAGACAGGGGAACTTCGTCAGAGCTTTTAAATAACCATAAAGCCCTTCTTTTTGACAAAGAAAAGAATATCATGGCGTTTCCTATTGAGGTTCGCACAATAAATTCAAATTCCAAGGATGACTTATTCTCCTACGGAGATTTCAAATTTCAAGGCGCATACGTTTATAGTATCGATATGGAAAAAGGCTTTAACTTAAGAGAAACCATAACCCACCAGAAAGACAGCTCTGAAATTTATGATTATGATACCTATGTTCAAAGGATTATATATATAGGAGATTATTTATACACTGTTTCCAACGGAAGGATTATGGCAACAAGCCTTAAAGACATGAAAGCAACAGGAAGCGTAGAACTTAAATCATGA
- a CDS encoding ferritin, whose product MLDKKIIKLINEQVTKEFFSAYLYLDFANYYADEELQGFANWFNIQAQEERDHALLFIKYLQENSERVVLEAIDKPDKEYACHKTPLDMALEHEKFVTASIHNIYDAAYEIKDFRTMQFLDWFVKEQMEEESNAEALIKKYELFGKDAQGLYLLDTELGTRVYAAPDLTF is encoded by the coding sequence ATGTTAGATAAAAAAATAATAAAGCTTATAAATGAACAAGTAACAAAGGAATTCTTTTCCGCTTATTTATATCTTGATTTTGCCAATTACTATGCTGATGAAGAGCTTCAGGGATTTGCCAACTGGTTTAATATTCAGGCTCAGGAAGAAAGAGACCATGCGCTCCTTTTTATTAAATACCTCCAGGAAAATAGCGAGAGAGTAGTTCTCGAAGCTATTGATAAACCCGATAAAGAATATGCCTGCCATAAAACACCTCTGGATATGGCTTTGGAGCACGAGAAATTTGTTACGGCGTCTATTCATAACATCTATGATGCTGCCTACGAAATCAAAGATTTCCGTACGATGCAATTTTTAGACTGGTTCGTAAAAGAGCAGATGGAAGAAGAAAGCAATGCAGAAGCTTTAATTAAAAAGTATGAACTTTTCGGCAAGGATGCACAAGGCTTATATCTTCTTGATACCGAGCTCGGCACAAGAGTTTACGCAGCTCCTGACCTTACATTTTAA
- the trmB gene encoding tRNA (guanosine(46)-N7)-methyltransferase TrmB produces MRVRKKNWTVNEFENNELILQNPDSKGRWNEIFKNNNPLRIEIGCGKGNFITESARLNPDVNFVAIEREWSVIVTGARKIRELKEAGENINNILFLATDATNIDNFFAEDEVSLIYLNFSDPWPNRKKWVKRRLTYRSFLSIYDKLLTKDGEIHFKTDNTQLFEFSLNEFSGQGWGLKNISLDLHSSNFEGNIMTEYEMKFSAKGMPIYRLEAYKR; encoded by the coding sequence ATGAGGGTAAGAAAAAAGAACTGGACGGTTAATGAATTTGAAAACAATGAGCTTATTTTGCAAAACCCTGACAGCAAGGGGCGCTGGAATGAAATATTTAAAAATAACAATCCCTTGCGGATAGAAATAGGCTGCGGTAAAGGCAACTTCATAACGGAAAGCGCAAGGCTTAACCCTGATGTTAACTTTGTTGCCATTGAAAGAGAATGGTCTGTAATCGTTACAGGGGCCAGAAAAATAAGAGAGCTTAAGGAAGCCGGAGAAAATATAAACAATATTCTTTTTCTTGCCACAGACGCTACAAATATTGATAACTTTTTTGCAGAAGATGAAGTAAGCCTTATATACTTAAATTTCAGCGATCCATGGCCCAATAGAAAAAAATGGGTTAAAAGACGCCTTACTTACAGAAGCTTTCTTTCCATATATGATAAGCTGTTAACAAAGGACGGGGAAATCCATTTTAAAACGGATAATACCCAGCTTTTTGAGTTCTCCTTAAATGAATTTTCAGGACAAGGGTGGGGGCTTAAAAATATAAGCCTTGATTTACATTCCAGCAACTTTGAAGGAAATATAATGACAGAATATGAAATGAAGTTTTCTGCAAAAGGTATGCCTATCTATAGGCTGGAAGCTTATAAAAGATAA
- the mltG gene encoding endolytic transglycosylase MltG, giving the protein MNYKGILSFFVNMVFNIVLMGILAYFIYTMAGKSFNTGKQLAKDATKELPKRDVTVTIEKGATLSEVAKLLEDEGIINSAFLFELENTLKGNKGNFDGGSFLLNTEMDATGIVNTLREKKVYTKDIIITIREGYTLKDIADYLESKELFSAEEFLKACNEGTYNYSFISEIPEREKRLEGYLFPDTYYIAPGSSPETVINKMLMRFEEIYSKYDEQAKKMGLTMDETVIIASIIEKEIRVDSEREKAAEVIFNRIKNNTNLQMCSTILYALDKKKDRLYDEDLKVESPYNTYINSGLPVGPISNPGEACIKAAVNPGNGNYMYFVVKDEETGEHFFTDNYDKFLEAKQLYNQKY; this is encoded by the coding sequence ATGAACTATAAAGGAATATTAAGCTTTTTTGTAAATATGGTTTTTAATATTGTGTTAATGGGGATTCTGGCGTATTTTATATATACTATGGCTGGAAAATCCTTTAACACAGGAAAGCAGCTGGCTAAAGATGCCACGAAAGAGCTTCCTAAAAGAGACGTTACCGTTACTATAGAAAAAGGCGCTACCCTTTCGGAAGTTGCTAAGCTTTTAGAGGACGAAGGAATCATAAATTCTGCCTTCTTATTTGAGCTTGAAAATACCTTGAAAGGCAATAAAGGCAATTTTGACGGGGGCTCCTTCCTTCTCAATACGGAAATGGACGCAACAGGCATTGTAAATACTTTAAGAGAAAAAAAGGTATACACCAAGGACATTATCATAACCATAAGGGAAGGCTATACTTTAAAGGATATTGCCGATTATCTTGAAAGCAAAGAGCTTTTTTCAGCAGAAGAATTTTTGAAGGCCTGCAATGAAGGAACATACAATTATAGCTTTATATCGGAAATACCCGAAAGAGAAAAAAGGCTTGAAGGATATTTATTCCCGGATACTTATTATATAGCTCCGGGCTCAAGCCCTGAAACCGTAATCAATAAAATGCTTATGCGCTTTGAAGAAATTTATTCGAAATACGATGAGCAGGCTAAGAAAATGGGCCTTACTATGGACGAAACCGTTATCATAGCTTCTATAATAGAAAAAGAAATAAGAGTAGATTCCGAAAGGGAAAAAGCAGCCGAGGTAATTTTTAATAGAATTAAAAATAATACCAATCTTCAGATGTGTTCTACGATTCTTTATGCCCTTGATAAAAAGAAAGACAGGCTTTACGATGAAGATTTAAAGGTGGAGTCTCCTTATAATACTTATATTAATTCCGGTCTTCCTGTAGGGCCTATATCAAACCCCGGAGAAGCCTGTATCAAAGCTGCGGTGAATCCGGGAAACGGAAACTATATGTATTTTGTTGTAAAGGATGAGGAAACAGGGGAGCATTTCTTTACGGATAATTATGATAAATTTCTTGAAGCAAAGCAGCTTTATAATCAAAAATATTAG
- the tnpA gene encoding IS200/IS605 family transposase, producing the protein MANQHNSLSHTKWMCKYHIVFTPKYRRKIIFNQYRESIGKILRELCGYKGVELIEGHLMPDHVHMLVSIPPKISISSFMGYLKGKSALMIFDRHANLKYKFGNRHFWSVGYYVSTVGLNEATIQKYIREQEQHDIALDKLSVKEYEDPFRG; encoded by the coding sequence ATGGCAAACCAACATAATAGTTTGTCCCACACAAAGTGGATGTGCAAATATCACATTGTGTTCACTCCAAAGTATAGACGTAAAATCATCTTCAATCAATATCGAGAGTCGATTGGGAAAATTCTTCGAGAGTTATGCGGCTACAAAGGCGTAGAACTGATCGAAGGTCACCTGATGCCAGATCATGTGCATATGTTAGTGAGCATTCCACCAAAGATCAGCATTTCAAGTTTTATGGGATATCTAAAAGGGAAAAGTGCCCTGATGATTTTCGATCGACATGCAAATTTGAAGTACAAGTTTGGGAATCGGCATTTTTGGTCAGTTGGCTATTATGTCAGTACGGTAGGACTGAACGAAGCTACCATCCAGAAATACATCAGAGAACAAGAGCAACATGACATTGCTCTAGATAAGCTGAGTGTCAAAGAATATGAAGACCCCTTTAGGGGTTAG
- a CDS encoding Crp/Fnr family transcriptional regulator produces MKNYYPLLKDVSMFKGIDEESFPEMLSYLDAYEKSYDKNDSILNAGDPVINVGIVLDGLIHIIKEDVNGNRSIVAEFGKNHIFAEAFCCARLEKMPVSVTSASKSSIFFVNYGKIIRECGGKRHFHHMLIENMLMIMARKNLVLNQKIEYVSKRTTREKLMAYLSRCAVESQSRIFEIPFNRQELSDFLFIDRSAMSKELSKLKEEGIIDYYKNQFKLL; encoded by the coding sequence ATGAAAAATTATTATCCTTTATTAAAAGATGTATCAATGTTTAAAGGCATAGATGAAGAATCCTTTCCAGAAATGCTCTCATACCTTGACGCATACGAAAAAAGCTATGATAAAAACGATTCCATATTAAACGCCGGCGACCCTGTGATAAACGTGGGAATTGTTCTTGACGGACTTATTCATATTATAAAAGAGGATGTTAACGGGAATCGGTCAATCGTTGCAGAATTCGGGAAAAATCATATTTTTGCCGAGGCCTTTTGCTGTGCACGGCTTGAAAAAATGCCTGTTTCAGTAACTTCCGCATCAAAATCTTCTATATTTTTCGTAAATTACGGTAAGATTATAAGAGAGTGCGGAGGAAAAAGGCATTTTCATCATATGCTGATTGAAAATATGCTTATGATAATGGCCAGAAAAAATCTTGTTCTAAATCAAAAAATCGAATATGTTTCAAAAAGAACTACCAGAGAAAAGCTTATGGCTTATCTTTCAAGATGCGCTGTTGAAAGCCAAAGCAGAATATTTGAAATCCCTTTTAACAGGCAAGAGCTTTCGGATTTTCTTTTCATTGACAGAAGCGCCATGTCAAAAGAGCTTTCAAAGCTCAAAGAAGAAGGAATTATAGATTATTATAAAAATCAATTTAAGCTTTTATAA